Proteins encoded in a region of the Leopardus geoffroyi isolate Oge1 chromosome E2, O.geoffroyi_Oge1_pat1.0, whole genome shotgun sequence genome:
- the EGLN2 gene encoding prolyl hydroxylase EGLN2, whose translation MDSPCQPQPLSQALPQLPGSVSEPSEPGRARMGVESYLPCPLLPSYHRPGAPGEASAGSGTPRVTATSTTASPLREGLGGQDGGELRPLQSEGAAALVTKGCQRLAAQGARPEAPKRKWAEDGGDAPAPSKRSWARQENREAEAEGEGGMGCSSDSGEASAGLREEVLPATPERLALDYIVPCMRYYGICVKDSFLGAALGGCVLAEVEALKRSGRLRDGQLVSQRAIPPRSIRGDQIAWVEGHEPGCRSIGVLMAHVDAVIRHCAGRLGGYVINGRTKAMVACYPGNGLGYVRHVDNPHGDGRCITCIYYLNQNWDVKVHGGLLQIFPEGRPVVANIEPLFDRLLIFWSDRRNPHEVKPAYATRYAITVWYFDAKERAAAKDKYQLASGQKGVQVPVSQPATPT comes from the exons ATGGACAGCCCGTGCCAGCCGCAGCCCTTGAGTCAGGCTCTCCCTCAGTTGCCGGGTTCTGTGTCAGAGCCCTCGGAGCCTGGCCGGGCCAGGATGGGGGTGGAGAGTTACCTGCCCTGTCCCCTGCTACCCTCCTACCACCGACCAGGAGCACCTGGTGAGGCCTCGGCGGGGAGCGGGACCCCCAGGGTCACAGCCACTTCCACCACAGCCAGCCCCCTGCGGGAGGGCTTAGGCGGGCAGGATGGTGGTGAGCTGCGGCCCCTGCAGAGTGAGGGCGCTGCGGCACTGGTCACCAAGGGGTGCCAGCGACTGGCGGCCCAGGGCGCCCGGCCTGAGGCCCCCAAACGGAAGTGGGCAGAGGATGGCGGGGATGCCCCTGCACCCAGCAAGCGGTCCTGGGCCAGGCAGGAGAACCGGGAGGCAGAGGCCGAAGGGGAGGGCGGGATGGGCTGCAGCAGTGACAGTGGCGAGGCCAGCgcagggctgagggaggaggtgcTGCCCGCCACGCCCGAGCGCCTGGCCCTGGACTATATTGTGCCCTGCATGCGGTACTATGGCATCTGTGTCAAGGACAGCTTCCTGGGGGCAGCATTGGGTGGCTGTGTGCTGGCCGAGGTGGAGGCCCTGAAGCGGAGTGGGCGCCTGCGTGACGGGCAGCTGGTGAGCCAGCGGGCTATCCCGCCACGCAGCATTCGCGGGGACCAGATTGCCTGGGTGGAAGGCCACGAGCCGGGCTGCCGAAGCATCGGGGTCCTCATGGCCCACGTGGATGCTGTAATCCGCCACtgtgctgggcgcctgggtggctacgTCATCAACGGGCGCACCAAG GCCATGGTGGCGTGTTACCCAGGCAACGGGCTGGGGTACGTGAGGCATGTTGACAATCCCCATGGCGATGGCCGCTGCATCACCTGTATCTATTACCTGAATCAGAACTGGGACGTCAAG GTGCATGGCGGCCTGCTGCAGATCTTCCCTGAGGGCCGGCCTGTGGTTGCCAACATCGAGCCACTCTTTGATCGGTTGCTCATTTTCTGGTCTGATCGGCGGAACCCCCATGAGGTGAAACCAGCCTATGCCACCAG GTACGCCATCACTGTCTGGTATTTTGATGCCAAGGAGCGGGCAGCAGCCAAAGACAAGTATCAGCTAG CATCCGGGCAGAAAGGTGTCCAAGTACCTGTCTCACAACCTGCTACGCCCACCTAG